From the Variovorax paradoxus genome, the window CGCGGGCCTGGCCGGCGCGCTCGCGGCCGTGGCCGTGGCATGGCTCTCGATTTCCAGCGTGCTCGAGGCCGACAACCGCACGACGCTGCGCGTGCGCAATTTCTACGGTGCGTTGCGCGTGGAGCAGTTCGGCATTCCGGGCGCGCTCACTTCGTCGCGCCGGCTGATGCACGGCGTGATCTCGCATGGCGAGCAGGTGATGGGCGCCATCCACCGGCGCCTGCCCACGACCTACTACGGACCCAAGTCGGGCGCCGGCGTGGCGCTTGCCGCGAACCGCGCGGCGCCGCAGCGCGTGGGCGTGATCGGCCTGGGCGTGGGCACGCTCGCGGCCTATGGCCGTGCGGGCGATGCGATGCGCTTCTACGAGATCAACCCGCTGGTGACGGCGGCGGCGCGCGCGCACTTCACCTTCCTGGCGGACTCGGCCGCGAACGTCGAGGTGGTGCCGGGCGATGCGCGGCTGGTGCTGCAGCAGGAGCTCGATGCGCAGGGGCCGCAGCGCTTCGACGTGCTGGTCGTCGATGCGTTCTCCGGCGACGCGATTCCCATGCACCTGATGACCCGCGAAGCGCTGGCACTGTACCTGCGGCACATGAAGCCCACCGGCGTGATCGCCTTCCACATCAGCAACCGGCACCTGGACCTGGCGCCCGTGCTGAAGCGCTTGGGCGACGACGCAGGCCTTCAGGCACTGCGCGTGCGCTTCGAGCCCGAGCGCGGCAACCCCACGCTGGAGCACACCTCGGACTACGTGCTGCTGACGCGAGATGCGCGCTTCATGGCGGACCCGATGGTGCAGGAGCGCGCCGAGCCGATGGCGCCCGACACCGCAGCCCGCGCGGCACTGTGGACGGACGACTTCAGCAACCTGCTGGGCGTGCTGAAGTGGCAGCAGTGAGGCGCAAGCCGGCGTGGATTCAGGCGGCCGGCGCCAGGTGCCAGCGCCCCAGCAGCCGCGCCACGGCGCGCACCCGCTGCGTGTCGCGCCCCCAGCGTCGGCTGGCCGGCAGCTTCTGCGCCCATTTCATGCGCCGTGCCGCGTTCTCGATGCGGTCGCGCACCTCGTCGCTCACGCCGCCCAGCGCGGCATGCCAGTGCTGCCCGGCGGCCTGCGGCGCGGCGGCCTCGAGCATCATGGCCGTGGAGTGCAGGTAGCTGAGCCAGTCGCGTGCCTGGCATTCGGCCAGCGTCATCACCTCGGCCGGGTCGTCCTCGAAATCGATGTAGCCGATCGTGCCGTCGGGGCACTGCACCAGGTTGCGGTCGAAGGCCTGGCTCAGGTGCTGGCCGCGCACATGCACGGCGGCAATGGCCGCAAGCCCTTCGCGCCATACCGAGAGCAGCGCCGCCGGCCCTGCGGCGGCGGCCTGGTCGAGCCGCTCCTGGAGCACCACGGTGGCACGGCCGCTTTCGCCAAGGTCCGAGATGAGCAGGCCGTCGGCCTGCTGCGCCAGCACGGCGGGCACGCGCAGGCCCGCGGCGGCCAGCTGCTTCAGCCGGCGCGCCTCGGTGGCAATTGCGGCCTCGCCGCCCGGGTTGGGCACGGGCTTGATGATGTCCAGCCGCACCATGCGCGCGACCGCCGCCATCACGCGGTAGCCCCACTTGCCGTGGCGCGGGCCGGCCTTCTTGAGCCACACGCGCTCGCTGCCGAAGCGGTGGCTGGCCACGTTCTTCTCCTGGCGCGGCAGCGTGGTGCGCAGGAACTCCGCGTAGTCGCCGGGTGCCGGCGTGCGCGCCAACGTGTCCAGGGGCGCGGGCGCCGAAGCTGCGCCCTTGCGCGATTGCAGGCGCCCGGAGGCGCCTCGTCTCAATGGGTTCATCAGGTCGGTACCTTCGCACTTCGTGCTGCGGTACAAGCTTTCTTGGGGCGGCCCGGCGCTGCGCTCATGCGGCCAATGCGAAGCCCGCCACCAGTCCCTGCGGACCTTGCGTGACGGGCTGGAAACTCTCTGCACTGGCCAGCGGCCAGTAGGTACGGAAGACATTGTGCTGCTCGTCGAGCGGGCCGAGCAAGGCGCCGGGCTGCACCTGCATCACCAGGTTGCTCAACAGGCGCACCTCGGTATCGGAAATGCGGCGCACGATGTGGTGCGCGGTGATCTGCTGTGGATGGTCGAGCCCGGCGGCCTGCACCAGCTCCTGCAGCGCGTGCAGTGTGCTGCGGTGGAAGTTGCGCACGCGGTCGGCCTTGGTGGGCACCACCAGCGCCTGCTGGCGCAGCGGGTCCTGCGTGGTCACGCCGGTGGGGCAGTGGCCGGTGTGGCAGCTCTGCGCCTGGATGCAGCCCAGCGCCATCATGAAGCCGCGCGCCGCGTTGCACCAGTCGGCGCCCAGCGCCATCATGCGGGCCACGTCGAAGGCGGTGATGACCTTGGCGGCGCAGCCGATCTTGATGCGGTGGCGCAGGTTGACGCCCACCAGCGTGTTGTGCACCAGCAGCAGGCCTTCCTGCAGCGGCGCGCCCACATGGTCGCTGAATTCGACCGGCGCCGCGCCGGTGCCGCCCTCGGCGCCGTCGACCACGATGAAGTCGGGTGTGATGCCCGTGGCCTGCATCGCCTTGACGATGCCGAACCACTCCCACGGATGGCCCAGGCAGAACTTGAAGCCGGTCGGCTTGCCGCCCGAGAGCTCGCGCAGCCTCGCGACGAAGTGCATCATCTCGGTCGGCGTGGAGAACGCGCTGTGCGACGAGGGCGAGATGCAGTCCACGCCCACCGGCACGCCGCGCGCCGCCGCGATCTCGGGCGTGACCTTGGGCGCGGGCAGCACGCCGCCGTGCCCCGGCTTGGCGCCCTGGCTCAGCTTGATCTCGATCATCTTCACCTGCGGGTCGCGCGCGTTGGCGGTGAAGCGCTCGGGGCTGAAGCTGCCGTCGTCGTTGCGGCAGCCGAAGTAGCCTGAGCCGATCTCCCAGATCAGGTCGCCGCCGTGCACGCGGTGGTGCTGCGAGATCGAGCCTTCGCCGGTGTCGTGCGCGAAGCCACCCATCTTGGCGCCCTGGTTGAGCGCGAGGATGGCGTTGGCCGACAGCGCGCCGAAGCTCATCGCCGAGATGTTGAACACGCTGGCGCTGTATGGCTGTGTACACACCTGTGCCGGATTCGCATCGGCCGGCTGCGGCGTGCCACCGATCACGATGCGGAAATCGTGGTTGGCGAGCTTCGTCGGCTGCATCGAGTGGTTGATCCACTCGTAACCCGCGATGGTCACGTTCAGCTGGGTGCCGAAGGGGCGGTTGTCGGGGTCGCCCTTGGCGCGCTGGTAGACCAGCGAGCGTTGCGCGCGCGAGAAGGGCGCGGCCTCGGAGTCGCTCTCGATGAAGTACTGCCGCATCTCGGGGCGGATGAACTCCAGCAGGAAGCGCAGGTGGCCGATGACCGGGTAGTTGCGCAGGATGGCGTGCCGCGCCTGCCGCAGGTCGTGCACGCCGGTACCTGAAAGTACCGCGAACACCACCAGGCCCACCCAGGCCAGCCACAGATGGGGCGACACGAGCACGAAGGCGAGGCAGGCCACCAGACCGGCCACGCACAAGGCGAAAGCGCTGTAGCGCGCCGGAAACGGAATAATCGTGGGCATAGAAATAGTGTCGACCGAAGCCTGCTGCATCATAGAGGGCTGCCCCGAACTTGCCATGACGAACTCCCCGACTCCCCAACAGCAGCCCCAGCGCCTCCCCACAGGACCAGCCGCTTGGCCCCGACGATTTCGACGCCCTCGACCAGGCCCTGGACGCCATGCGCGAGCATGACGAGGAAATTCCCCAATGGGAGTTCTGCGAAGGCTTCATGGCCGCGCTGATCTGCACCCGCCGTCCCATTCCGCCTTCCGAATACTGGCCCGTGCTGCTGGGCGACGGCTTCTCGGCGGCCCAGCACATGGAGTTCGTCTGGAACTGGAAGCGCCGCTGGCGCGAGATCGAGGAAGGCCTCGACGCCCCGGTCGAGACGCTCGACGACGAGCGCAGCTGGCAGCCCGAGGTGCTCGACACCCGCGGCGCCATCGCTTCCCTGCCGGAAGAAGAGCGTGCCGAGGTCGCCGGCGAGGAGATTCCCTCGTTCGCGCAGGTCTGGGCGCTGGGCTTCATGTACGCCGTCGAGAACTGGCCCGAGGAATGGGCCACGCCCCGCGACAAGGAAGCCGCCCAGATGCTCGACGACGCGCTCGACAACATCGTTGCGCTCACCGAGGACGACAAGGCCAAGCCCACGCTGTCGATGTACAGCGACGACGCGCCACCCAGCGTGAGCCAGCAGCGGCTCGACGACTTCGGCGCCGCCATCTGGGCCGTGTACGACCTGCGCCAGCTCTGGAAGAGCCTGGGCCCGAAGGTCGAGACGATCCGCAAGGAGGCCGAGCCCGGCCGCAACGACCCGTGCCCCTGCGGCAGCGGCAAGAAGTACAAGAAGTGCCACGGTGCTTGACTGGGCTCGCCCCCAGGATGCGCGCACTTCGTGTCGCTTCTCCTTCCCCCTACCGGGGGCAACACCTGCGGCCCGGCAAAGCCGGTTCCGCGGTGTTCCTGGCTCGCCCCCAGGCTGCGCGGCACTTCGTGTCCGCTTCTCCTTCCCCCTGCCGGGGGCAACACCAGCGGCCCGGCAAAGCCGGTTCCGCAGCGTTCCTGAATGAACTCGCTCCCAAGGCAAGGCGATGACGCGCAGCCACTGACGCTGCGCTCCGCCTGGGTGATGGTGCTGGCGCTGTGCGCCGGCGTCGCCCTCAGCCAGGCCTTCCGCACGGTCGGCGCCATCATGGCGAGTCCGCTGCAGAACGACTTCCATCTCTCCGCTCAAGCCCTCGGGATCTTCTCGGGGGCTTTTCACTTTGCGTTCGGGGCGATGCAGCTCTTCATGGGCATCGGCATCGACCTGCACGGCGTGCGCCGCACGGTGCTGGTGGCGTTTCCGATCGCCATCGCGGGCGCGCTGCTGTCGGCGGTGTCGTCGAGCTACCTCGTGCTGGTGGCCGGGCAGGCACTGATCGGCGTGGGCTGCGCGCCGGCCTTCCTGGTGTGCACGGTGTTCATCGCGCGGCATTTCCCGGCGGCGCGCTTCGCGACGGTGTCGGGCATGGTGCTGGCCATCGGCGGGCTGGGCATGCTGGTCACGGGCACGCCGCTGGCGTGGCTGGTGCAGGCGTATTCATGGCGCGCAGGCTTCCTGGTGCTCGCGGTGGCCGCGGCGCTGGCGTGGCTCGCCATCTGGCGCTGGGTGCACGAGCCCGCTTCGGCCGTGCCGCAGGTCAGGGAGTCGATTCCCGAGGCGATCCGCCAGTTCGGCGCGCTGTTCGCCATGCCGCACACGCTCGGCATCATCGTGCTCGGCGCGGTCACCTATGCGGCGTTCATCTCGCTGCGCGGCCTGTGGCTCGGGCCGCTGATGATGGAACGGCACGGCTACTCGCTGGTGCAGAGCGGCAACGTCGCGCTGGCGGTGTCGGTGATCTCGCTGTTCGGCGCACCGCTGTTCGGCCGCCTCGACCGCGACGGCGCTTCGCGGCGCCGCTGGATCGTGATCTGCGCGCTCGGCTACGCGGCGCTCTTCGCGCTCATCGCTGTGCTGCATTCGGCCTGGCTCGACATCGCCGGCATGCTGGCGATCGGGGTGCTCTCGGGCTTCATCGTGTGGCAATACGCCGACGTGCGCGGCGCCTACCCCGCCACGCTCACCGGCCGCGCGATGGCGGTGTTCACCATGGCCATGTTCCTCGGCGTCGCGCTCATGCAGTGGGGCACCGGCGTGGCCGCCTCCGTGGCCTCCGCGCACGGCAGCGATCCGCTCACCGCGGTGCTGGCCACCATCGCCGTGCTGCTCGTGGCGGGCATCGCTGCCTTCGCCTGGCTCCCCGCACCGAAGACGGCAGCCGCCCGATCAAGCAACGCCGAGGAACCGGTTGAGTTGGGCCACCGGCGTCCCACCGATAGCGACTAGGCGAAGCAACGCGAAGCCTCGGGGCGAGGCCGGAAACACCGAGGAACCGGCTTCGCCGGGCCTCCGGTGTTGCCCCCGGTAGGGGGAAGGAGAGCGACACGAAGTGCGCGGATCCTGGGGGCGAGTCCGGAAACACCGAGGAACCGGCTCTGCCGGGCCTCAGGTGTTGCCCCCGGTAGGGGAAGGAGCAGCGACACGAAGTGCGCAGATCCTGGGGGCGAGCTCTAGATCTTGAAGGCGCGCTGCACGTCGGCGCGCACGAGGTCCGCGTACTCGCGGTGCTTGCGGATGTAGCCGGCGATGAACTGGCACACCGGGATCACGTGCAGGCCCTTTGTGCGCGCGTCGTCGAGCACGTGCCGCGCAATGCCCGAGCCCACGCCCTTGCCTTCGTGCTCGGGCAGCACCTCGGTGTGCGTGAACATGATCGCGTCGGTCAGCAGGTTGTACTCGGCATAGGCTGCGAGCTTGCCGTCGAGCGCGGCTTCGTAGCGGTGCTGCGCTTCGTTGTTGGAAAAGGCGAGGGCGGTGTCGGGGTTGCTCATGGCTGGCGTGCAAGGTAGTTGGCGAGATTGGCTGCCGCGGTGGCGCGCACCTTCTTGCGAAGCATCGGCGTCCAGCCCATCAGCAGGCCCGGCGTGCCGAGCGCCTGGCGCGACCAGGTCCAGAAAGGAAAGCTGTCGCGGTGCGTCGCAATGAGCCCGTCGGGCGTGAAGGTGAAGCGCGCGTCGATGCTGTTGTCGACGATGCGGCCGGTGGAGCTGAAGCGGTAGTGCGCGTCCCAGTGGGCGCTGCCGGTGGTGCCGTCGGCCTTCACGTCGCGCCAGGTCAGGCGCCACACGTCCGCGCCCTTGGCCCTGGTCGCTTCCGACAGCATGCGCCACATGCCGCCGACTTCGCGGCGCCCGCGCAGCGAGAAGGCTTCGTCGTCGAAAACCGCGTCGGGTGCGTAGCAGGATTCCATGGTGGCGGCGTCGAGCTTCGCGAACGCGCTGTAGAAGCGCTCGATGGTCTGGGCGTTGGTGGCTGCTGTCATGAGGCCTCTGGGCTTGTGAAGAAACGGGGCGGGTCAGCGGCCGAGCAGTTCGACCAGCGTCTGCAGGGCATGGCGCACGGTGGCCGCGCGCACCGTGGCGCGGTCGCCGTCGAAGCGGCGGCGCTCGGTGCGCACGTCGCCATCGACCGACCAGCCGAACCACACCGTGCCCACCGGCTTCTCGGCCGTGCCGCCGGTCGGGCCGGCCACGCCGGTGACGGCCAGCGCCACGCGAGACGGGGGCGAATGCGCGATGGCGCCGGTGGCCATCGCGCGGGCCACCGGCTCGCTGACCGCGCCGTGGGCCGCGATGACGGCTGCGTCCACGCCCAGCAGCTCGGTCTTGGCCGCGTTCGAATAGGTGATGAAGCCGCGCTCGAACCACACGCTCGAGCCCGCGAGTTCGGTGCAGGCTGCGCCGATCAGCCCGCCCGTGCAGCTCTCGGCGGTGGACAGCATCCAGCCCTTCTTCTGCAGCAGGGCGGCCAGCGCGACGACGAGGTCGGGTGTGCCCAGGTCGGCCAGGGCAGCAGGGGAGGTGGGGGAGAGCGCGGGCATCGGGGAAAGGGTGTCCATCGTGTTCACCAGGCGCGCCACAGCGCGATCACGAGCAGCGTGCAGAAGGCGGCCACCAGGTCGTCGAGGATGATGCCGAAGCCGGCGTGCCACCAGCGCACCTGCGCCGCGTCGTGCTGCTTGAAGAGGCCGTCGGCCCAGGCCACCGGGCCGGGCTTGGCGGCGTCGAAGTAGCGGAACAGCCCGAAGGCGATGGCCTGGGCCAGCAGCCCGGCCGGCGTGACCAGCCAGAGCACGATCCAGAAGGCGACCACTTCGTCCCACACCACCGCACCGGGGTCTGCGACGTTCATGTCGCGCGCGGTCACGGTGCAGGCCCACCAGCCGATCGGCAGCGATGCAAGGACGATCCAGCCGATGGTGGCGGGCGTGAACCAAAGCTGCATCACCGCGAACGCGGCCCACGCCCACAGCGTGCCCACCGTGCCCGGCGCGACGCGCGGCAGGCCCGAGCCGAAGCCCAGCGCGATGAAGTGCGCCGGGTGGGAGAGCAGGAAGCCGAGCGTGGGGCGGCGCATCGAGGGGCGGAGCGCGGTGCCGGAATCAGCGGAGGCCATGGGCGAAGACGTGGAAGACGAAGCGGCTTGCATCAGGGGCGAGAGTGTCGCGCATTCTGCGGCCGACGCCCCCTGGCGATGGTTTTATTTATCAAAGCAATAACTTGTTTAATTGACGATCGAGGTCTAGCATCCAGGCCTTCTCCGGTTTCGTGCGTGCTGCCATGTCTTCCTCTTCCGCCACCCTTCAATCCCTTCCGCCCACTGCTGCGTGGAGCGAACTCTTCACCGGCCGCAATGGCTGGCGCGCGCTCGCACTGACCGGCGGTGTCGCGCTGCACGCCGTCAACGTGCACATCGTGACCACGGTGCTGCCGTCGGTGGTGCGCGAGATCGGCGGCCTCGACTGGTACGCCTGGAGCACGACGCTGTTCGTGGTCGGCTCGATCCTCGGCGCCACGCTGTCGGTGCGGTTGCTCGCGGTGCTCGGCCCGCGCGGCGCCTGCCTGGCCGCGCTGGCGGTGTTCGGCGCCGGCTCCGTCGGCTGCGCGGTGGCGTCGTCCATGCCCTGGATGCTCGCGGGCCGCACGGTGCAGGGGCTGGGCGGCGGCCTGCTCGCGGCGCTGAGCTACGGGCTGATCCAACTGGTGTTCGCGCAGCGGCTCTGGCCGCGCGCGGTGGCGCTGGTGTCCGGCATGTGGGGTGTCGCCACGCTCTGCGGACCGGCCGTGGGCGGCCTCTTCGCGCAGGCCGGGCACTGGCGCTGGGCCTTCTGGTTCCTGCTGCCGGTGGCTGCCGCGCAAGCGCTGCTGGTGCTTGTGCAGCTGCGGCCCTCGGCCGGCGTCACGCATGTGCGGCCGGCGGTCATGCCCAGCGTGCCGGCCGTGCAGATCGGCCTGCTCGCGTTGTCGGTGCTGGTGATCGCGGCCAGCGGCCTGTGGCCCGGCCTGCGCTGGCAGGCGGCCGGCGTGATGCTCGGACTGGCCATCGGCTTCGCCGCCACGCGCATCGACAGCCGCGCCACCGTGCGCGTGCTGCCGCGCGGCGCCTATTCGATGCGCACGCCGATGGGGGCCATCTACGCGAGCGTGGCGCTGCTGCTCATCGGCACCACCACCGAGATCTTCGTGCCTTACTTCCTGCAGGTGCTGCACGGCCATTCGCCGCTGGCGGCGGGCTACCTCACGGCCGCGATGGCGGGCGGCTGGAGCGTGGGGTCGCTGCTGTCGTCGGGACGCAGCGGCGCCGGCGCCGACCGCATGCTGCGCGCAGGCCCGGTGATCTGCACGCTGGGGCTCGCGCTGCTGGCCTGGCTGCTGCCGTCGCCGGGCGTGCTCGGCGACGCCGCCGAGACCCTGATGGTCGCCGTCGCGCTGGCCGCCGTGGGCCTCGGCGTGGGCATCGGATGGCCGCACCTGCTGACGCGCGTGATGGCGCTTGCGCCGAAGGGCGAGGAGGGGCTGGCCTCCGCGTCGATCACCACCGTGCAGCTCTACGGCATGGCCGTGGGCGCGGCGGTGGCGGGGCTGGTGGCGAATGCGGCCGGGCTCACGACGCCGGGCGGCCCGGCCGGCGCGCAGTCGGCCGCCGCATGGCTGTTCGCGAGCTTCGCGCTGGCACCGGCCGCTGCCGCGTGGCTCGCC encodes:
- a CDS encoding MFS transporter, translated to MVLALCAGVALSQAFRTVGAIMASPLQNDFHLSAQALGIFSGAFHFAFGAMQLFMGIGIDLHGVRRTVLVAFPIAIAGALLSAVSSSYLVLVAGQALIGVGCAPAFLVCTVFIARHFPAARFATVSGMVLAIGGLGMLVTGTPLAWLVQAYSWRAGFLVLAVAAALAWLAIWRWVHEPASAVPQVRESIPEAIRQFGALFAMPHTLGIIVLGAVTYAAFISLRGLWLGPLMMERHGYSLVQSGNVALAVSVISLFGAPLFGRLDRDGASRRRWIVICALGYAALFALIAVLHSAWLDIAGMLAIGVLSGFIVWQYADVRGAYPATLTGRAMAVFTMAMFLGVALMQWGTGVAASVASAHGSDPLTAVLATIAVLLVAGIAAFAWLPAPKTAAARSSNAEEPVELGHRRPTDSD
- a CDS encoding MFS transporter → MSSSSATLQSLPPTAAWSELFTGRNGWRALALTGGVALHAVNVHIVTTVLPSVVREIGGLDWYAWSTTLFVVGSILGATLSVRLLAVLGPRGACLAALAVFGAGSVGCAVASSMPWMLAGRTVQGLGGGLLAALSYGLIQLVFAQRLWPRAVALVSGMWGVATLCGPAVGGLFAQAGHWRWAFWFLLPVAAAQALLVLVQLRPSAGVTHVRPAVMPSVPAVQIGLLALSVLVIAASGLWPGLRWQAAGVMLGLAIGFAATRIDSRATVRVLPRGAYSMRTPMGAIYASVALLLIGTTTEIFVPYFLQVLHGHSPLAAGYLTAAMAGGWSVGSLLSSGRSGAGADRMLRAGPVICTLGLALLAWLLPSPGVLGDAAETLMVAVALAAVGLGVGIGWPHLLTRVMALAPKGEEGLASASITTVQLYGMAVGAAVAGLVANAAGLTTPGGPAGAQSAAAWLFASFALAPAAAAWLARRAASGRGA
- a CDS encoding FMN-binding glutamate synthase family protein, with product MPTIIPFPARYSAFALCVAGLVACLAFVLVSPHLWLAWVGLVVFAVLSGTGVHDLRQARHAILRNYPVIGHLRFLLEFIRPEMRQYFIESDSEAAPFSRAQRSLVYQRAKGDPDNRPFGTQLNVTIAGYEWINHSMQPTKLANHDFRIVIGGTPQPADANPAQVCTQPYSASVFNISAMSFGALSANAILALNQGAKMGGFAHDTGEGSISQHHRVHGGDLIWEIGSGYFGCRNDDGSFSPERFTANARDPQVKMIEIKLSQGAKPGHGGVLPAPKVTPEIAAARGVPVGVDCISPSSHSAFSTPTEMMHFVARLRELSGGKPTGFKFCLGHPWEWFGIVKAMQATGITPDFIVVDGAEGGTGAAPVEFSDHVGAPLQEGLLLVHNTLVGVNLRHRIKIGCAAKVITAFDVARMMALGADWCNAARGFMMALGCIQAQSCHTGHCPTGVTTQDPLRQQALVVPTKADRVRNFHRSTLHALQELVQAAGLDHPQQITAHHIVRRISDTEVRLLSNLVMQVQPGALLGPLDEQHNVFRTYWPLASAESFQPVTQGPQGLVAGFALAA
- a CDS encoding GNAT family N-acetyltransferase produces the protein MSNPDTALAFSNNEAQHRYEAALDGKLAAYAEYNLLTDAIMFTHTEVLPEHEGKGVGSGIARHVLDDARTKGLHVIPVCQFIAGYIRKHREYADLVRADVQRAFKI
- a CDS encoding CinA family protein — protein: MDTLSPMPALSPTSPAALADLGTPDLVVALAALLQKKGWMLSTAESCTGGLIGAACTELAGSSVWFERGFITYSNAAKTELLGVDAAVIAAHGAVSEPVARAMATGAIAHSPPSRVALAVTGVAGPTGGTAEKPVGTVWFGWSVDGDVRTERRRFDGDRATVRAATVRHALQTLVELLGR
- a CDS encoding phosphatidylglycerophosphatase A gives rise to the protein MRRPTLGFLLSHPAHFIALGFGSGLPRVAPGTVGTLWAWAAFAVMQLWFTPATIGWIVLASLPIGWWACTVTARDMNVADPGAVVWDEVVAFWIVLWLVTPAGLLAQAIAFGLFRYFDAAKPGPVAWADGLFKQHDAAQVRWWHAGFGIILDDLVAAFCTLLVIALWRAW
- a CDS encoding nuclear transport factor 2 family protein codes for the protein MTAATNAQTIERFYSAFAKLDAATMESCYAPDAVFDDEAFSLRGRREVGGMWRMLSEATRAKGADVWRLTWRDVKADGTTGSAHWDAHYRFSSTGRIVDNSIDARFTFTPDGLIATHRDSFPFWTWSRQALGTPGLLMGWTPMLRKKVRATAAANLANYLARQP